A window of Corvus moneduloides isolate bCorMon1 chromosome 30, bCorMon1.pri, whole genome shotgun sequence contains these coding sequences:
- the LOC116436655 gene encoding forkhead box protein J1-like isoform X2 has protein sequence MVCPSPGLSSQVQSSSSEEEQHGGEPDLLWLADLTGAHIGLAPICEDPEDRCSIWENLVSLVDFQCPGFPLTSEELCQYIDIPHTPTSSSTTTSTVTTRQAVPQPPLPTGDIDYKSNAHVRPPYSYATLICMAMEASKKPKITLAAICKWISDNFCYFRRADPSWQSSIRHNLCINKRFIKVPREKGEPGRGAFWKLHPRYAEQLQSSTSKELPEPASTKRAQQEAQRVLSPATLACSSQSSLEVGAELQQLLQEFEEFESSHSWNPVENEAGQQQQHNQPWPTPLAEVSWLPSSASGPQEEPSELMELKGSTDWEALLDFAPEQGDFSALEHLELPLPTPPGVVHPTAQGQQQVLPEGSPTKLGLDENLMATAFLEAVWHEEMRDSPSDGIPTVQGAENIQASLPEGDAIDWESLAHIGVY, from the exons ATGGTGTGCCCCAGCCCCGGGCTCAGCTCTCAGGTGCAATCGAGCTCCAGCGAGGAAGAGCAGCATGGTGGCGAGCCAGACCTGCTGTGGCTGGCCGACCTCACAGGCGCCCACATCGGCTTGGCCCCGATCTGCGAGGACCCCGAGGATCGCTGCAGCATCTGGGAGAATCTGGTGAGTCTGGTGGACTTCCAGTGCCCAGGCTTTCCCCTGACCTCTGAGGAGCTGTGCCAGTACATCGATATTCCCCACACGCCCACGTCCTCCTCCACCACCACGAGCACCGTGACCACGCGCCAGGCCGTGCCCCAGCCCCCTCTGCCCACGGGGGACATCGACTACAAGAGCAACGCGCACGTCAGGCCGCCCTACTCCTACGCCACCCTCATCTGCATGGCCATGGAAGCCAGCAAGAAGCCCAAAATCACCCTCGCAGCCATCTGCAAGTGGATCAGCGACAACTTCTGCTACTTCCGCCGTGCCGATCCCAGCTGGCAG AGCTCCATCCGGCACAACCTCTGCATCAACAAGCGCTTCATCAAGGTGCCCCGGGAGAAGGGCGAGCCAGGCAGAGGTGCGTTTTGGAAGCTTCACCCCCGATatgctgagcagctccagagcagcaccTCCAAAGAGCTTCCAGAGCCAGCCTCCACCAAAAGAGCCCAGCAAGAAGCACAGCGTGTCCTCAGCCCGGCCACTCTggcctgcagctcccagagcagcctcgAGGTAGGCgcggagctgcagcagctgctgcaagagTTTGAAGAGTTTgaaagcagccacagctggaacCCTGTGGAGAACGAAgcggggcagcagcagcagcacaaccagCCCTGGCCCACGCCACTGGCCGAGGTGTCTTggcttcccagctctgcctcggGGCCCCAGGAAGAGCCGAGCGAGCTGATGGAGCTGAAGGGCAGCACTGACTGGGAGGCTCTCCTTGACTTTGCCCCGGAGCAAGGAGACTTCTCCGCCCTTGAGCACCTGGAGCTCCCACTTCCCACCCCGCCCGGTGTTGTGCACCCAACAGCACAAGGGCAGCAGCAAGTCCTCCCCGAAGGCAGCCCCACCAAGCTGGGCTTGGACGAAAACCTGATGgccacagctttcctggaggCTGTCTGGCACGAGGAGATGAGAGACAGCCCCTCCGACGGCATCCCCACTGTGCAGGGGGCTGAAAACATCCAGGCCTCTTTGCCAGAGGGGGATGCCATAGATTGGGAATCTCTGGCCCACATAGGAGTCTATTAG
- the ANKRD33 gene encoding photoreceptor ankyrin repeat protein: protein MTDACSGGEHAAVPTSSLDASDPELHYEEEEEDALSESSEPSDTSSIFSDDSVYPCYEVSPETDSAEVLSLYQCCARNDAKLVWERLERGVTRSEATELDINGRNGLMVACSKGFVDIVPLLRKCPYINVNQQDNDGNTALMMAAQAGHITIVNYLLNYYPALEVDQRDPRGLTALMKAAVQGRQDCVTALLLAGADLQAVDAVKGKTAREWATFTGRFETTVRIRTLLRRPRAEQFATQYQPEWPALAELVAKALSPKSRSKRLSEKIRSMFTFNIPHDAEEDGVMDHMVRMTTSLASPFVATACQTICPDSPPEVGKRRLSVPEILGQHVLDPEDESETSSRPSTAGSSCNGQAVSGVRLPPPRQPPSRLLSFLPLWLRHGNIIFPGEPIPKIKVSKTSESSARERTPCVKDKNLLQPPQWRYKALKEEKRAAEEAKGGEKKKKKKKKKKG from the exons ATGACAGATGCCTGCAGTGGAGGAGAACACGCTGCAGTTCCCACTTCCAGCCTGGATGCCTCCGACCCGGAGCTGCACtatgaggaggaggaggaggacgcGTTGTCAGAGTCCTCGGAGCCCTCAGACACCAGCAGCATCTTCTCCGACGACTCCGTCTACCCTTGCTACGAGGTCTCCCCGGAGACTGACAGTGCCGAGGTCCTCAGTCTCTACCAGTGCTGTGCCAGGAATGATGCCAAGCTGGtgtgggagaggctggagcGTGGGGTGACCCGGAGTGAGGCCACAGAGCTGGACATCAATGGGAGG AACGGGCTGATGGTCGCCTGCTCCAAGGGCTTTGTGGACATTGTGCCGCTGCTGCGGAAGTGTCCCTACATCAACGTCAACCAGCAGGACAACGATGGGAACACGGCCCTCATGATGGCTGCCCAGGCAG GACACATCACCATTGTCAACTACCTCCTCAACTACTACCCTGCGCTCGAGGTGGACCAGCGAGACCCCCGGGGCCTGACGGCGTTGATGAAGGCAGCGGTGCAGGGGCGGCAGGACTGCGTCACCGCGCTGCTCCTGGCTG GAGCTGACCTGCAAGCGGTGGATGCCGTGAAGGGGAAGACAGCCAGGGAATGGGCGACCTTCACCGGCCGCTTCGAGACAACCGTGCGCATCCGGACCCTCCTGCGGCGCCCGCGCGCAGAGCAGTTTGCAACCCAGTACCAGCCCGAGTGGCCGGCCCTGGCCGAGCTGGTGGCCAAGGCCCTGAGCCCCAAATCCAGGAGCAAGAGGCTGTCGGAGAAGATCCGATCCATGTTCACCTTCAACATCCCCCACGATGCCGAGGAGGACGGTGTGATGGACCACATGGTGAGGATGACCACGTCCCTTGCCAGCCCCTTCGTGGCCACTGCTTGCCAAACCATCTGCCCCGACAGCCCGCCCGAGGTGGGCAAGCGCAGGCTGTCCGTGCCGGAGATCCTCGGGCAGCACGTGCTGGATCCAGAGGACGAGTCAGAGACGTCCTCGCGCCCCAGCACCGCAGGATCATCCTGCAATGGCCAAGCTGTGTCCGGGGTccggctgccgccgccgcgccaGCCGCCCAGCCGCCTCCTGAGCTTCCTCCCGCTGTGGCTGCGGCATGGGAACATCatcttccctggggagcccatCCCCAAAATCAAAGTGAGCAAGACCTCTGAGTCCTCTGCCAGGGAGCGGACGCCATGTGTGAAGGACAAGAACCTGCTGCAGCCGCCTCAGTGGAGGTACAAGGCgctgaaggaggagaagagagcGGCTGAGGAGGCCAAGGGCggggagaagaagaagaagaagaaaaagaagaagaaaggttaA
- the LOC116436690 gene encoding rho GTPase-activating protein 27-like isoform X2 — protein sequence MLPMLPRCRWRRPGRAVWLRALYSYRYRADDGRDVAMAAGERLLLLRRATPDWWQVRRPRDPPWARPFFVPAAYVAEEEPGNSGTQSPETPTGAPPGAPHHLPHRGGKAAGGPPHARRAPPAGFGVLGAAPGPRERPLLLLQPRERHQLLETPPAAPGPGGHGGGGSRTSR from the exons ATGCTGCCGATGCTGCCGCGGTGCCGGTGGCGCCGGCCCGGGCGGGCCGTGTGGCTGCGGGCGCTGTACAGTTACCGGTACCGGGCGGACGACGGGAGGGACGTGGCCATGGCCGCGGGGgagcggctgctgctgctccgcAGGGCTACCCCGGACTGGTGGCAGGTGCGGCgaccccgggaccccccctgGGCGCGGCCCTTCTTCGTCCCCGCTGCCTACGTGGCCGAGGAAGAGCCCGGTAACAGCGGGACCCAGAGCCCGGAGACCCCCACGG gtgcccccccCGGCGCCCCCCACCATCTCCCGCACCGCGGGGGGAAGGCAGCGGGCGGGCCCCCCCATGCCCGCAGGGCCCCCCCTGCaggttttggggtcctgggagcggcaccgggaccccGAGAGCGGCCGCTGCTTCTTCTACAGCCCCGAGAGCGGCACCAGCTCCTGGAAACCCCCCCGGCGGCACCGGGaccggggggacacgggggcgGGGGCTCCAGAACCAG CAGGTGA
- the LOC116436655 gene encoding forkhead box protein J1-like isoform X1, which produces MPLRTCKGSERTSLVGITQGVHPSCRRPCSQMHRHLPRPLPPLPVNAAKRRGMVCPSPGLSSQVQSSSSEEEQHGGEPDLLWLADLTGAHIGLAPICEDPEDRCSIWENLVSLVDFQCPGFPLTSEELCQYIDIPHTPTSSSTTTSTVTTRQAVPQPPLPTGDIDYKSNAHVRPPYSYATLICMAMEASKKPKITLAAICKWISDNFCYFRRADPSWQSSIRHNLCINKRFIKVPREKGEPGRGAFWKLHPRYAEQLQSSTSKELPEPASTKRAQQEAQRVLSPATLACSSQSSLEVGAELQQLLQEFEEFESSHSWNPVENEAGQQQQHNQPWPTPLAEVSWLPSSASGPQEEPSELMELKGSTDWEALLDFAPEQGDFSALEHLELPLPTPPGVVHPTAQGQQQVLPEGSPTKLGLDENLMATAFLEAVWHEEMRDSPSDGIPTVQGAENIQASLPEGDAIDWESLAHIGVY; this is translated from the exons ATGCCGCTGCGGACTTGCAAAGGAAGCGAACGCACCTCGCTCGTCGGAATCACCCAAGGCGTGCATCCGAGTTGCAGACGTCCCTGCTCTCAAATGCACCGG CATCTGCCCCGTCCGTTGCCTCCCCTTCCCGTGAACGCCGCCAAGCGCCGAGGCATGGTGTGCCCCAGCCCCGGGCTCAGCTCTCAGGTGCAATCGAGCTCCAGCGAGGAAGAGCAGCATGGTGGCGAGCCAGACCTGCTGTGGCTGGCCGACCTCACAGGCGCCCACATCGGCTTGGCCCCGATCTGCGAGGACCCCGAGGATCGCTGCAGCATCTGGGAGAATCTGGTGAGTCTGGTGGACTTCCAGTGCCCAGGCTTTCCCCTGACCTCTGAGGAGCTGTGCCAGTACATCGATATTCCCCACACGCCCACGTCCTCCTCCACCACCACGAGCACCGTGACCACGCGCCAGGCCGTGCCCCAGCCCCCTCTGCCCACGGGGGACATCGACTACAAGAGCAACGCGCACGTCAGGCCGCCCTACTCCTACGCCACCCTCATCTGCATGGCCATGGAAGCCAGCAAGAAGCCCAAAATCACCCTCGCAGCCATCTGCAAGTGGATCAGCGACAACTTCTGCTACTTCCGCCGTGCCGATCCCAGCTGGCAG AGCTCCATCCGGCACAACCTCTGCATCAACAAGCGCTTCATCAAGGTGCCCCGGGAGAAGGGCGAGCCAGGCAGAGGTGCGTTTTGGAAGCTTCACCCCCGATatgctgagcagctccagagcagcaccTCCAAAGAGCTTCCAGAGCCAGCCTCCACCAAAAGAGCCCAGCAAGAAGCACAGCGTGTCCTCAGCCCGGCCACTCTggcctgcagctcccagagcagcctcgAGGTAGGCgcggagctgcagcagctgctgcaagagTTTGAAGAGTTTgaaagcagccacagctggaacCCTGTGGAGAACGAAgcggggcagcagcagcagcacaaccagCCCTGGCCCACGCCACTGGCCGAGGTGTCTTggcttcccagctctgcctcggGGCCCCAGGAAGAGCCGAGCGAGCTGATGGAGCTGAAGGGCAGCACTGACTGGGAGGCTCTCCTTGACTTTGCCCCGGAGCAAGGAGACTTCTCCGCCCTTGAGCACCTGGAGCTCCCACTTCCCACCCCGCCCGGTGTTGTGCACCCAACAGCACAAGGGCAGCAGCAAGTCCTCCCCGAAGGCAGCCCCACCAAGCTGGGCTTGGACGAAAACCTGATGgccacagctttcctggaggCTGTCTGGCACGAGGAGATGAGAGACAGCCCCTCCGACGGCATCCCCACTGTGCAGGGGGCTGAAAACATCCAGGCCTCTTTGCCAGAGGGGGATGCCATAGATTGGGAATCTCTGGCCCACATAGGAGTCTATTAG
- the LOC116436690 gene encoding rho GTPase-activating protein 9-like isoform X1 → MLPMLPRCRWRRPGRAVWLRALYSYRYRADDGRDVAMAAGERLLLLRRATPDWWQVRRPRDPPWARPFFVPAAYVAEEEPGNSGTQSPETPTAPPRALGLSTSPLPDGAPLPPAPCQSQQDTGVPPPAPPTISRTAGGRQRAGPPMPAGPPLQVLGSWERHRDPESGRCFFYSPESGTSSWKPPRRHRDRGDTGAGAPEPAGDPWPDPHPPQP, encoded by the exons ATGCTGCCGATGCTGCCGCGGTGCCGGTGGCGCCGGCCCGGGCGGGCCGTGTGGCTGCGGGCGCTGTACAGTTACCGGTACCGGGCGGACGACGGGAGGGACGTGGCCATGGCCGCGGGGgagcggctgctgctgctccgcAGGGCTACCCCGGACTGGTGGCAGGTGCGGCgaccccgggaccccccctgGGCGCGGCCCTTCTTCGTCCCCGCTGCCTACGTGGCCGAGGAAGAGCCCGGTAACAGCGGGACCCAGAGCCCGGAGACCCCCACGG CTCCCCCCCGGGCCCTGGGGCTCAGCACCAGCCCCCTGCCAGACGGGGCCCCCCTTCCCCCCGCGCCGTGCCAGTCCCAGCAGGACACTGGG gtgcccccccCGGCGCCCCCCACCATCTCCCGCACCGCGGGGGGAAGGCAGCGGGCGGGCCCCCCCATGCCCGCAGGGCCCCCCCTGCaggttttggggtcctgggagcggcaccgggaccccGAGAGCGGCCGCTGCTTCTTCTACAGCCCCGAGAGCGGCACCAGCTCCTGGAAACCCCCCCGGCGGCACCGGGaccggggggacacgggggcgGGGGCTCCAGAACCAG CAGGTGACCCATGGCCGGACCCTCACCCACCGCAGCCCTGA